A window of the Planococcus citri chromosome 4, ihPlaCitr1.1, whole genome shotgun sequence genome harbors these coding sequences:
- the LOC135842614 gene encoding uncharacterized protein LOC135842614 — protein MDHVNLLEENFKRISSLQEMATFEIALQLWCLNGIEEMVNQYCPVTSEIIGGSPKMEDIVKMIRVPLHCLYPKLPVFMVNSIIHAVKSIGNEIQAWKRVPHLDGTINVRQISPKNYCWSSSRTNDRPKTACVSKKFNLDGTKMCQCCWDGYVKALWYNTDATMQRFYTKFFGPYKYYALIFEKFYLEHFLEVNVVQQYFNPDDTPLENIFHLSVYFVYNEAVVHYWCQLDEYQQTKNINKAIDIFFDSCYSNNINERKTSTFTFLWNKLGTQKRTEIMDCRFYHVLRLLLPWPMTEYLVPVLNFNQNVDYEDPIYVLLLHETAKRIPRGFHKTDPYRHLFTLLCSRALAALKVYRVQHLILTLLEYPEDLDMAVNLMTYYDYRKKKRISTDLFSYPGLVQKPLIRSFIGRVRMNPRSRFRRMNYMNR, from the exons atg GATCACGTAAACTTACTAGAAGAGAATTTTAAGCGAATAAGTTCTCTACAAGAGATGGCAACGTTTGAAATAGCTCTTCAGTTATGGTGTTTAAACGGCATCGAAGAAATGGTCAACCAATATTGCCCAGTTACTAGTGAAATAATTGGAGGATCGCCTAAAATGGAGGATATCGTGAAAATGATTCGAGTACCATTGCATTGTCTATACCCAAAATTACCCGTATTCATGGTCAACTCTATAATTCACGCCGTCAAGTCCATAG GAAACGAAATCCAAGCATGGAAAAGAGTACCACATCTCGATGGTACAATAAACGTTCGTCAAATCAGCCCTAAAAATTACTGCTGGTCTTCCAGTCGTACCAATGATCGTCCAAAGACAGCCTGtgtatcgaaaaaattcaacttggatGGTACCAAGATGTGCCAGTGTTGTTGGGATGGCTACGTCAAGGCTTTATGGTACAATACCGATGCTACGATGCAAAGATTCTATACTAAATTCTTCGGTCCTTATAAATATTACGCTCTTATCTTCGAAAAATTCTACTTGGAGCATTTCCTCGAAGTGAACGTAGTCCAGCAGTATTTCAATCCGGATGATACTcctttggaaaatatttttcatttatct GTCTATTTCGTATACAACGAAGCCGTAGTGCATTATTGGTGCCAACTCGACGAATACCAACAAACAAAGAATATTAATAAAGCCATAGATATATTTTTCGATAGCTGCTATTCGAATAATATCAACGAAAGAAAAACCAGCACGTTTACCTTCCTATGGAATAAATTAGGAACACAGAAACGTACAGAAATCATGGACTGTAGATTCTATCATGTTCTACGTCTACTGCTACCCTGGCCAATGACCGAATACTTAGTACCAGTTTTGAACTTCAACCAAAACGTAGATTACGAAGACCCCATATATGTCCTTCTCCTACACGAAACAGCTAAGCGAATACCTAGAGGATTTCACAAAACCGACCCGTATAGACATTTATTCACGCTGCTGTGCAGTAGAGCTCTCGCAGCTCTAAAAGTTTATCGTGTTCAACATTTAATTTTA ACATTACTCGAGTATCCGGAGGATTTAGATATGGCTGTGAATTTAATGACCTATTATGATTATAGAAAGAAAAAACGTATTTCCACTGATTTATTCTCGTATCCTGGGTTAGTTCAGAAACCTTTAATTAGGTCGTTTATCGGCAGAGTTAGAATGAATCCTAGGTCGAGATTTAGAAGGATGAATTACATGAATCGATAA